Proteins from a genomic interval of Streptomyces fodineus:
- a CDS encoding EthD family reductase, which yields MSARFLALYEAPADAEAFDRHYREVHIPLGPRLPGLRRYTVGRETAPVRAGAPYYLVATLEWDSAAELRAAFGSPEGRATAADAALPAELAPVRGVVVTCAEEVL from the coding sequence ATGAGTGCCCGTTTCCTCGCCCTGTACGAGGCCCCGGCCGACGCCGAGGCATTCGACCGGCACTACCGCGAGGTGCACATCCCGCTCGGCCCCCGGCTGCCCGGACTGCGCCGCTACACGGTCGGCCGGGAGACGGCGCCGGTGCGCGCAGGTGCGCCGTACTACCTGGTCGCGACGCTGGAGTGGGATTCGGCGGCGGAGCTGCGCGCGGCGTTCGGCTCGCCCGAGGGGCGTGCGACGGCCGCGGACGCGGCGCTGCCGGCGGAGCTTGCGCCCGTTCGGGGCGTGGTCGTCACCTGTGCGGAAGAGGTGCTGTAG
- a CDS encoding DivIVA domain-containing protein, with the protein MSSASMSPHGFGTVRGRGYRPAQVDAYLEALSYDRDAAWERAARLTVLAKDMEAEAVRMREVVARLAPQEYASLGERAQRLFQFVLEEAEDLRERTRRAAHEHLAQAEADAEAVRRQAQEEADALRAEADECADRLLLAANSEADALRIGARCEVKEGRGEALGTLREVRQRTAGMLEGQSREHAERWAEAEREEAERIAALDARYAERMSQAEATLSYAERALREAEDYARRSEEEARVRAADIIADARVQEDRIARETEQVLREHGEAWDTVTEHMDHVRSSLMSLTGRTALELELELE; encoded by the coding sequence GTGAGCAGCGCATCGATGTCGCCGCACGGCTTCGGGACCGTCCGGGGGCGCGGCTACCGCCCCGCCCAGGTCGACGCCTATCTGGAGGCGTTGTCGTACGACCGCGACGCCGCGTGGGAGCGGGCCGCGCGGCTGACCGTGCTCGCCAAGGACATGGAGGCGGAGGCGGTGCGGATGCGCGAGGTCGTCGCGCGGCTCGCACCGCAGGAGTACGCCTCGCTCGGGGAGCGCGCACAGCGGTTGTTCCAGTTCGTGCTGGAGGAGGCGGAGGATCTCCGCGAGCGCACGCGGCGTGCGGCGCACGAGCACCTCGCGCAGGCCGAAGCGGATGCCGAGGCCGTCCGCCGACAGGCGCAGGAGGAGGCGGACGCGCTGCGTGCGGAAGCCGACGAGTGCGCCGACCGGCTGCTCCTCGCCGCGAACTCCGAGGCCGACGCCCTGCGCATCGGCGCGCGCTGCGAAGTGAAGGAAGGGCGCGGAGAGGCGCTCGGCACGTTGCGCGAGGTACGGCAGCGCACCGCCGGCATGCTCGAGGGGCAGTCCAGGGAGCACGCCGAGCGGTGGGCCGAGGCCGAGCGCGAGGAGGCCGAGCGGATCGCCGCGCTGGACGCCCGGTACGCGGAGCGGATGAGCCAGGCCGAGGCCACGCTGTCCTACGCCGAACGGGCCCTGCGGGAGGCCGAGGACTACGCGCGCCGCAGCGAGGAGGAGGCACGCGTGCGTGCCGCCGACATCATCGCCGACGCGCGCGTGCAGGAGGACCGCATCGCCCGCGAGACGGAACAGGTGCTGCGCGAGCACGGCGAGGCCTGGGACACCGTGACGGAGCACATGGACCACGTCCGCAGCAGTCTCATGTCGCTGACGGGCAGGACGGCGCTGGAGCTGGAACTGGAACTGGAATAA
- a CDS encoding cation acetate symporter — protein sequence MTGTAGTPAVGGFAGFSGSAQSMSLVAFSTVATVTLLLCVMTGPDRDDLDEFYTGYSSLSPLRNGLAIAGDYISAATVLGTGGVIALCGYDGVALALSTALSLMLLMFLLAEPLRNAGRFTMGDALARRLPGRAVRITACAVTIAALLPLMLVQLAGTGQLMAFILGFSNASLKTACVVSLGALMIAYAAIGGMKGTALIQILKIVMLVGSGAVVAVLILRRFDWDPGALFTAASRQSGAGPAFLRSGLQFGTGTTSRLDMIASELTVVLGGGVLPHITMRMYTASSARQVRRSMSWAVSIVALFVLIITVVGFGATALVGRDVIAGADPQGNTAYLLGSRAAFGADVSTAETFLFTMVTTAIFLTLLASVAGMILACANSLAHDVFAARVQEMPAQREMALARVSALAIGVPTILLATLVQHHSLQPLVTLSFCLGASAIAPALVYGLFWRRYTRGGLLATLIGGSLTVLLLMPGTNLVSGSSVSAFPHADFNWFPFTTTGIVSIPAGFLFGWLGTVLSGRAGAEQQRHQYEAVEGRILAGAVRKGS from the coding sequence ATGACCGGCACCGCCGGCACCCCTGCCGTGGGGGGCTTCGCCGGATTCAGCGGCTCGGCCCAGTCCATGTCCCTGGTCGCCTTCTCCACCGTCGCCACGGTGACCCTGCTGCTGTGCGTGATGACGGGCCCCGACCGCGACGACCTCGACGAGTTCTACACCGGCTACAGCTCCCTGTCCCCGCTGCGCAACGGCCTCGCCATCGCCGGCGACTACATCTCCGCGGCCACCGTCCTCGGCACGGGCGGGGTGATCGCCCTGTGCGGCTACGACGGGGTCGCCCTCGCCCTCAGTACGGCGCTGTCGCTGATGCTGCTGATGTTCCTGCTGGCCGAACCGCTGCGCAACGCGGGCCGGTTCACCATGGGCGACGCGCTCGCCCGCAGGCTGCCGGGCCGCGCCGTGCGCATCACGGCCTGCGCGGTGACGATCGCCGCGCTGCTGCCGCTGATGCTGGTCCAACTGGCCGGCACCGGACAGCTGATGGCGTTCATCCTGGGCTTCTCCAACGCCTCGCTGAAGACCGCGTGCGTCGTGAGCCTCGGCGCCCTGATGATCGCGTACGCGGCGATCGGCGGCATGAAGGGCACCGCGCTCATCCAGATCCTGAAGATCGTGATGCTGGTCGGCTCGGGCGCCGTGGTCGCCGTACTGATCCTGCGCCGCTTCGACTGGGACCCGGGCGCCCTGTTCACCGCGGCCTCGCGGCAGAGCGGCGCCGGGCCCGCCTTCCTGCGCTCCGGGCTGCAGTTCGGCACCGGGACCACGTCCCGCCTGGACATGATCGCCTCGGAGCTGACCGTCGTACTCGGCGGCGGCGTCCTGCCGCACATCACGATGCGCATGTACACCGCCTCCAGCGCCCGCCAGGTACGCCGCTCGATGTCCTGGGCGGTGTCGATCGTCGCCCTGTTCGTCCTGATCATCACGGTGGTCGGGTTCGGCGCCACGGCGCTGGTCGGCCGTGACGTGATCGCGGGGGCGGATCCGCAGGGCAACACCGCGTATCTGCTGGGCTCGCGGGCGGCGTTCGGCGCCGACGTGTCCACGGCGGAGACCTTCCTGTTCACCATGGTGACGACGGCGATCTTCCTGACCCTGCTCGCCTCGGTCGCCGGGATGATCCTCGCCTGCGCCAACTCCCTCGCCCACGACGTGTTCGCCGCCCGCGTGCAGGAGATGCCGGCGCAGCGCGAGATGGCCCTGGCCCGCGTCTCGGCGCTCGCCATAGGGGTGCCGACGATCCTGCTGGCCACCCTGGTGCAGCACCACAGCCTGCAACCCCTGGTGACGCTCTCCTTCTGCCTGGGCGCCTCGGCCATCGCGCCCGCCCTGGTGTACGGGCTCTTCTGGCGCCGCTACACCCGCGGCGGGCTGCTGGCCACGCTGATCGGGGGCTCGCTGACCGTGCTGCTGCTCATGCCGGGCACCAACCTGGTCTCCGGCTCCTCCGTCTCGGCCTTCCCGCACGCCGACTTCAACTGGTTCCCCTTCACCACGACCGGCATCGTCTCCATCCCGGCCGGCTTCCTCTTCGGCTGGCTCGGCACGGTCCTCTCGGGCCGCGCCGGGGCGGAGCAGCAGCGCCACCAGTACGAGGCGGTGGAGGGGCGGATTCTGGCGGGGGCGGTACGGAAGGGGAGTTGA
- a CDS encoding DUF485 domain-containing protein: MTYPWQPAPPPPPRPAGPPLREPIGHHSDLRVLRSAYRWQRRTATLTALGYFTLFLVLSASAPGVMTRTVAGTVPAGLLLALIQVPVTWLAIALYEYTARRHVDPLADRIRREAELDARRGALR, encoded by the coding sequence CTGACCTACCCCTGGCAGCCCGCTCCCCCGCCACCGCCCCGCCCGGCGGGCCCGCCGCTGCGCGAACCGATCGGCCACCACAGCGACCTGCGGGTGCTGCGCAGCGCCTACCGCTGGCAGCGGCGCACCGCCACGCTCACCGCGCTGGGCTACTTCACGCTGTTCCTGGTCCTGTCCGCGAGCGCGCCCGGCGTCATGACGCGCACGGTCGCCGGCACCGTCCCGGCCGGCCTGCTGCTCGCCCTGATCCAGGTGCCGGTCACCTGGCTCGCGATCGCCCTGTACGAGTACACCGCGCGCCGGCACGTCGATCCGCTCGCGGACCGCATCCGCCGGGAGGCCGAACTGGACGCACGCCGAGGAGCCCTGCGATGA
- a CDS encoding MFS transporter, producing the protein MGGTTPAIRSGADRRQDTRRRGAVVAALMLAMALAALDATIVSTAVPQIVGDLGGFSVFSWLFSGYLLAVTVTLPVYGKLSDTFGRKPVLVAGAAVFLLGSLLCSAAWNMAALIAFRIVQGLGGGALQGTVQTLAADLYPLAERPKIQSKLSTVWAVSAVAGPGLGGVLAAYADWRWIFLINLPIGAAALWLIVRHLHEPEREKPENAAHARVDFAGALAVFACGGVLLTALVQGGVAWPWLSAPSLALFATGLALAGVVVWVERRAAQPIIPGWVWRRRTIAAVNLALGALGLLMVAPSVFLPTYAQSVLGLAPVAAGFVLSVWTLTWPVSAALSQHVYRRIGFRDTALLGIGLAALFLCAFPFLPYPGSWWQPTLLMLLLGGALGLFQLPLIVGVQSTVGWSERGTTTASVLFCRQTGQTLGASLFGAVANGVLAARLGGAGDLDSVTRALDAGTAPEATRHAIADAVHAVYLGAAAAAALAFLVLLLVAPRRFPVRDE; encoded by the coding sequence GTGGGAGGTACGACACCCGCGATACGCAGCGGCGCCGATCGGCGCCAGGACACCCGGCGGCGGGGCGCGGTGGTCGCCGCGCTGATGCTGGCGATGGCGCTGGCCGCGCTCGACGCCACCATCGTCTCCACGGCCGTACCGCAGATCGTCGGCGACCTCGGCGGGTTCTCGGTCTTCTCCTGGCTCTTCTCCGGCTATCTGCTCGCCGTGACCGTCACGCTCCCCGTCTACGGCAAGCTCTCCGACACCTTCGGCCGCAAGCCGGTGCTGGTGGCGGGCGCGGCGGTGTTCCTGCTGGGCTCGCTGCTGTGCTCGGCGGCGTGGAACATGGCGGCGCTGATCGCGTTCCGGATCGTGCAGGGCCTGGGCGGCGGGGCGTTGCAGGGCACCGTGCAGACGCTGGCCGCCGATCTGTATCCGCTGGCCGAACGCCCGAAGATCCAGTCCAAGCTGTCCACGGTGTGGGCGGTGTCGGCGGTGGCGGGGCCGGGGCTCGGCGGGGTGCTGGCGGCATACGCCGACTGGCGCTGGATCTTCCTGATCAACCTGCCGATCGGCGCGGCCGCACTGTGGCTGATCGTCCGTCATCTGCACGAGCCGGAGCGCGAGAAGCCGGAGAACGCGGCCCACGCGCGCGTGGACTTCGCCGGCGCGCTCGCGGTGTTCGCGTGCGGCGGGGTGCTGCTGACCGCCCTGGTGCAGGGCGGGGTCGCCTGGCCGTGGCTGTCGGCGCCGTCCCTGGCACTGTTCGCCACGGGACTGGCGCTGGCCGGGGTCGTGGTGTGGGTGGAGCGACGGGCGGCGCAGCCGATCATCCCGGGCTGGGTGTGGCGGCGGCGGACGATCGCGGCGGTCAATCTGGCGCTGGGCGCGCTGGGGCTGCTGATGGTGGCGCCGAGCGTGTTCCTGCCGACGTACGCGCAGTCGGTGCTCGGGCTCGCGCCCGTGGCCGCCGGTTTCGTGCTGTCGGTGTGGACACTGACCTGGCCGGTGTCGGCGGCGCTCAGCCAGCACGTCTACCGCCGCATCGGCTTCCGCGACACCGCGCTGCTCGGCATCGGCCTGGCCGCGCTGTTCCTGTGCGCGTTCCCGTTCCTGCCGTATCCCGGCTCCTGGTGGCAGCCGACGCTGCTGATGCTGCTGCTGGGCGGGGCGCTGGGCCTGTTCCAGCTGCCGCTGATCGTCGGGGTGCAGTCGACGGTGGGCTGGTCGGAGCGGGGCACCACGACCGCGTCCGTACTGTTCTGCCGGCAGACCGGACAGACCCTCGGCGCCTCGCTGTTCGGCGCCGTCGCCAACGGCGTGCTCGCCGCACGGCTGGGCGGGGCGGGCGACCTGGACTCCGTCACGCGCGCGTTGGACGCCGGCACGGCCCCCGAGGCCACCCGCCACGCGATCGCCGACGCGGTACACGCGGTCTACCTCGGCGCAGCCGCCGCAGCGGCACTGGCCTTCCTGGTCCTGCTGCTCGTGGCACCACGGCGCTTCCCCGTACGGGACGAGTGA
- a CDS encoding ABC transporter ATP-binding protein: MTSAVTIPRHGGTGGRTAVAARARQVVKAYGSGETRVVALDHVDVDIVRGQFTAIMGPSGSGKSTLMHCLAGLDTVTGGQIYLDETEITGLKDKKLTQLRRDRIGFIFQAFNLLPTLNAIENITLPMDIAGRKPDKAWLDRVVETVGLAGRLKHRPAQLSGGQQQRVAVARALAARPEIIFGDEPTGNLDSRAGAEVLGFLRRSVDELGQTIVMVTHDPVAASYADRVLYLADGRIVDEMYEPTADQVLDRMKDFDARGRTS, translated from the coding sequence GTGACATCGGCTGTGACCATTCCCAGGCACGGGGGCACTGGAGGGCGTACGGCCGTTGCCGCGCGGGCGCGGCAGGTCGTGAAGGCGTACGGGTCCGGCGAGACCCGTGTCGTCGCCCTCGATCACGTCGACGTGGACATCGTGCGGGGCCAGTTCACCGCGATCATGGGCCCCTCGGGGTCCGGCAAGTCCACGCTGATGCACTGCCTCGCCGGGCTCGACACCGTGACCGGCGGCCAGATCTACCTGGACGAGACCGAGATCACCGGCCTGAAGGACAAGAAGCTCACCCAGCTGCGCCGGGACCGGATCGGCTTCATCTTCCAGGCGTTCAACCTGCTGCCGACGCTGAACGCCATCGAGAACATCACGCTGCCCATGGACATCGCGGGCCGCAAGCCGGACAAGGCCTGGCTGGACCGGGTGGTGGAGACCGTCGGGCTCGCCGGACGCCTCAAGCACCGGCCGGCCCAGCTCTCCGGCGGACAGCAGCAGCGCGTCGCCGTGGCCCGCGCGCTCGCCGCCCGCCCGGAGATCATCTTCGGGGACGAGCCGACCGGAAACCTCGACTCCCGCGCGGGCGCCGAAGTCCTCGGCTTCCTGCGCCGCTCGGTCGACGAACTCGGCCAGACCATCGTCATGGTCACCCACGACCCCGTCGCCGCCTCCTACGCCGACCGCGTGCTCTACCTCGCCGACGGCCGGATCGTCGACGAGATGTACGAGCCGACGGCCGATCAGGTCCTGGACCGCATGAAGGACTTCGACGCCCGGGGGCGCACGTCATGA
- a CDS encoding ABC transporter permease, translating to MTVLKTSMRNFFAHKGRMALSAIAVLLSVAFVCGTLVFTDTMNTTFDKLFQATASNVTVSAEGSSDTGETTSRTGKPPVMPASVVGEVRGAQGVAKAEGTVFSTSVTVIDAKKDKLSPNSGAPTIVGSWNGNDARTMKITSGTAPRGPDQVMVDEDTASKHHLKLGDDIGMISVVGTHHARVSGIAAFQVTNPGAAIFYLDTKTAQQTLVGRTGVYTNVNVIAAKGVADAQLKKNVVAALGHGYKVQTAKEVADANQKSVKSFLNVMKYAMLGFAGIAFLVGIFLIINTFSMLVAQRTREIGLMRAIGSSRKQVNRSVLIEALLLGVLGSVLGVGAGVGIAVGLMKLMGQMGMHLSTDDLTVAWTTPAVGLLLGVIVTVLAAYLPARRAGKVSPMAALRDAGAPADAKAGTVRAVIGLLLTAAGGWSLYVAATADKAKAGSGWLGLGVVTTLIGFVVIGPLLAAGLVRILGAIILRIFGPVGRMAERNALRNPRRTGATGAALMIGLALVACLSVVGSSMVASATDQLDKTVGTDFIISPDNQQLIKPQEVAAVKSVPGLARVTEYRPTQADFTTPDGKILKDTAITGADPTYATDLRTKTVAGDLRDAYRPDSMSVHQKFADDHGIHLGSKITVAFRDGSTAHLTVRAITSDDTVIDKGAMYTSLATMAKYYPAGRMPLDQLVFASAKDGQQAAAYKALKTALHDYPELTVRDQTDYKKALKDQIGQLLNMIYGLLALAIIVAVLGVVNTLALSVVERTREIGLMRAIGLSRRQLRRMIRLESVVIAVFGALLGLGLGMGWGATAQKLLALQGLKVLDIPWPTIITVFVASAFVGLFAALIPAFRAGRMNVLNAIATD from the coding sequence ATGACCGTCCTGAAGACCTCGATGCGCAACTTCTTCGCGCACAAGGGCCGGATGGCGCTCTCGGCGATCGCGGTCCTGCTGTCGGTCGCCTTCGTCTGCGGCACCCTGGTGTTCACCGACACGATGAACACCACCTTCGACAAGCTCTTCCAGGCCACGGCCTCCAATGTGACCGTCAGCGCCGAGGGCTCCTCCGACACCGGCGAGACCACCTCCCGCACCGGCAAGCCGCCGGTCATGCCGGCTTCCGTGGTCGGCGAGGTGCGGGGCGCCCAGGGCGTCGCGAAGGCCGAGGGCACGGTGTTCTCGACCTCCGTGACCGTCATCGACGCCAAGAAGGACAAGCTGTCGCCGAACAGCGGCGCGCCGACCATCGTGGGCAGCTGGAACGGCAACGACGCCCGCACCATGAAGATCACCTCCGGTACGGCGCCCAGGGGCCCGGACCAGGTGATGGTCGACGAGGACACCGCCTCCAAGCACCACCTGAAGCTCGGTGACGACATCGGCATGATCTCGGTCGTCGGCACGCACCACGCGCGCGTGTCCGGCATCGCCGCCTTCCAGGTCACCAACCCCGGCGCGGCCATCTTCTACCTGGACACGAAGACCGCCCAGCAGACCCTGGTCGGCCGGACCGGTGTCTACACCAACGTCAACGTCATCGCCGCCAAGGGCGTGGCCGACGCACAGCTGAAGAAGAACGTGGTCGCCGCCCTCGGCCACGGCTACAAGGTGCAGACCGCCAAGGAGGTCGCCGACGCCAACCAGAAGAGCGTGAAGAGCTTCCTGAACGTCATGAAGTACGCGATGCTCGGCTTCGCCGGGATCGCCTTCCTCGTCGGCATCTTCCTGATCATCAACACCTTCTCCATGCTGGTCGCCCAGCGCACCCGCGAGATCGGCCTGATGCGCGCCATCGGCTCCTCCCGCAAGCAGGTCAACCGGTCCGTGCTGATCGAGGCCCTGCTGCTCGGCGTGCTCGGCTCGGTGCTCGGTGTCGGCGCGGGCGTCGGCATCGCGGTCGGCTTGATGAAGCTCATGGGCCAGATGGGCATGCACCTGTCCACCGACGACCTGACCGTCGCCTGGACGACCCCCGCCGTCGGCCTGCTCCTCGGTGTCATCGTCACCGTCCTGGCCGCCTACCTGCCCGCCCGGCGCGCCGGCAAGGTCTCCCCGATGGCCGCCCTGCGCGACGCCGGCGCCCCGGCCGACGCCAAGGCCGGCACCGTCCGCGCGGTGATCGGGCTGCTCCTCACCGCCGCCGGCGGCTGGAGCCTGTACGTCGCCGCCACCGCCGACAAGGCCAAGGCCGGCTCGGGCTGGCTGGGCCTGGGCGTGGTGACCACGCTGATCGGCTTCGTCGTCATCGGCCCGCTGCTGGCCGCCGGACTGGTCCGGATCCTCGGCGCGATCATCCTGCGGATCTTCGGTCCCGTGGGCCGCATGGCCGAGCGCAACGCGCTGCGCAACCCGCGCCGCACCGGCGCCACCGGCGCGGCCCTGATGATCGGCCTGGCCCTGGTGGCCTGCCTGTCGGTGGTCGGCTCCTCCATGGTGGCCTCGGCCACCGACCAGCTCGACAAGACCGTCGGGACGGACTTCATCATCTCGCCCGACAACCAGCAGCTGATCAAGCCGCAGGAGGTCGCGGCCGTCAAGTCCGTCCCGGGCCTCGCGCGGGTCACCGAGTACCGGCCCACCCAGGCCGACTTCACCACCCCCGACGGCAAGATCCTCAAGGACACCGCCATCACGGGCGCGGACCCCACCTACGCAACCGACCTGCGCACCAAGACGGTCGCCGGCGACCTCAGGGACGCCTACCGGCCCGACTCGATGTCGGTCCACCAGAAGTTCGCCGACGACCACGGCATCCACCTCGGCTCCAAGATCACCGTGGCCTTCCGGGACGGCTCCACGGCCCACCTGACGGTGCGCGCGATCACCAGCGACGACACCGTCATCGACAAGGGCGCGATGTACACCTCGCTGGCCACCATGGCCAAGTACTACCCCGCCGGCAGGATGCCGCTGGACCAGCTGGTCTTCGCCTCCGCCAAGGACGGGCAGCAGGCCGCCGCGTACAAGGCGCTCAAGACCGCGCTGCACGACTACCCGGAACTGACCGTGCGTGACCAGACCGACTACAAGAAGGCGCTGAAGGACCAGATCGGCCAGCTGCTGAACATGATCTACGGCCTGCTGGCGCTGGCGATCATCGTCGCCGTCCTGGGTGTCGTGAACACCCTGGCCCTGTCGGTGGTCGAGCGGACCCGGGAGATCGGCCTGATGCGGGCCATCGGCCTCTCCCGCCGCCAGCTGCGCCGCATGATCCGCCTGGAGTCCGTGGTGATCGCCGTCTTCGGCGCCCTGCTCGGCCTCGGCCTGGGCATGGGCTGGGGCGCGACCGCCCAGAAGCTCCTGGCGCTGCAGGGCCTGAAGGTCCTGGACATCCCCTGGCCGACGATCATCACGGTCTTCGTCGCCTCGGCCTTCGTGGGCCTGTTCGCCGCGCTGATCCCGGCGTTCCGGGCGGGCCGCATGAACGTCCTGAACGCCATCGCGACGGACTAG